GACTAGTCAATATTTCCCACCAATTATCCCAATTAGAGGATTTAAAGTGTTGAAGCAACTGGATTATTAACTGGAAGGATCCACTGAGCTATACTCTGTAGCTTCCTAACAAAAGGCATTGCGGCTCAAAGCATTTCATCTCATACAGCATGGACAAATGAGGTAAGTggtgaaaagggaagaaaatttcTTTTTAAGCAGTAGTATCAACTTGCTGTGTGTTTCACCACTGTAAAATGTCCATCACTGGAGCTATCATAACATTTATAGTCTTCATACAACATACTTGGTAAGAGAAACAACCTGTACCGATATTCCAAATCCATAATTGGTTGTTACAAAAACTACTCCTCCAGGACAGTTGTGGAACTAATAACATTTGGGCTTAGTTGTGCTGAAATCTCCACACTGTAAGATCTGCCTTAAACTATAGTACAAGCCTTGCTTTCTAATTCTTCCAGGAACTTGTGGTGGACTAGAGCTTCTGGAAGCTGCAATGTACTGTGATCTGGCTGATGACACAAGAAACTCTCACTAGATCCCTCATTCTAATGAAGAGGGTGCAAATCCTGGTGagcaaatgaaacaaaccatTTAGGTTCCACACTTACCTGAGGCTTTGGTCCTAGAATTTTGGAGTATAAAGTGTAAGACATGACATGACAAACTGGATAGCCCAACCCGATGAGTATGTCGGAGCTGATGTACTGGGCCAGGTAGATTATGGGAGTGTTCAGGCACCAGGACTGTGTGATGGGGCAGCCCACAGGTTCTGCTGTGTGGttggctggaagctgccaactCCAGAAGGGCATTTCCATTTCAGTGTAGGTTGTTCTGGGAATGGAGTTATTCTTTATTTCTGTCAAAACAAGTTATGCATACAGGTAAGAAAAATATACAATTAAAAACTTCCAGTGATTGTTGAGTGTGAACTGAATCATACCTTGCCACTGGATATTTGGTAGTTTTTTCCCCCAAGGCAGTAAGATAAAGAATCCAACCAGGACAATCAATAAGCCTCCATGGAGCATGGCACGCTCACCAGTCCTATGAAACAATCAAATTGCAAATGAATTAAACATTTATCAAGGTGATAATGGTAAAGCTTAACCAGAACATCTGCTATAAAAACTGTAAAAACTGTAGCAACTTAAATCTTGTTTTTCTTGGGATTCAAAAGACAGCCAAGAAGGGGTTCTGTTAACAGAATAAAGAACCACCACAGCATCATGGCTGTGACAAAATGTTAAGTACTTCATTGACATAAATCTTCTTAATGAATTTGGGTTCATTAAGTAATACAGATTGGGCTTTGCCATAGGTCTTCTCACACCGAACTGACACAAGTAAGGAAATCCCAATGAACTCCAAAGACTTACTTTTTAGCCAGAACTTTAACCACCATGAAAACAATAACGGATTCAATGCCAACCACGATAAGGATTATTCCATTATAAAAAACAGCTTCTTTCCTGGTCCAGCAATACATATCCATGGTCAGAGGAGTGGCTATACTAAAAGGACAGAATAAAATGTGATCAAATAAAAAACCTCAAAGCTTCTATACAGCCATTTACATACATGTATTGTCCCAAACACCAAATACAGTGCTACAGAAGCCTTTACTCCTGACAGACCCATCACAAAACACAAGCTAGTTAGAAACTAATTCTGTCACACATTGTTTATTAAAGATAAATCCTCTACATAAAATTCACATCTGCATTACACCAGCCATGCTCTGAGGCATGTCTATTCCATCAGAAGATGATGGAGTTAAAGCTACAataagagagagggaaagagaaaaagatgcCCTGTGAGTATAAAGATAATAGACATCTAACCATTTACAGTTTTAGGAACTCTGAGGCagtatttttgtattttctttattttcttatggtttgtttctgtggtttttttaatgctagAGATGTTGAAGATATGGGTTTGCATCCATTCAAAAGCTTTTACATTAATGCTTCATATTCTACTAACTGTATGCTATATGTTTTCAGTTATTACTGATCTTTAACTGACTACTCTGTCAGCACACCTCAATTTGACTGCTTACAGATTTGGACTTGCATTTCTAAAGAGTATGGTTGAGAAAATGAGTGCAACAGAGAAGCCTTTACATGCACAGCCAGTCTAGCACCGCTACATGTCTAAGTATTTGGAGAGAAACCAGACACACTTACGTTTCAAAGACAGCAAACACGAACAAGatgacaaagaaaagaaaattgatTGCCACCACAGCCACATGGTCAACATCTCCTTCTGTGTCCTGAGCATCGCTTTCTGcagcaaaatgaaaagaaaaatctaaacTGCAAAAGGAGCTTTTTAAATATGACCACACAAGTGCAGTGATTTCCTTGCTCTGTTGAGCATTTAACATGCAGGTTAGTGGGTGACTAGAGTTATATTTTGACAATCTAATACAGTGATTTTAAATCAAAATGGGGGGAAGATTATTTTTAAACTTATGCCATCTGTTGTCCCCCTGTAATGGTGGGACTGACAAGTTCCAAGTAAGCAAAATACGCAAATTCTTCAATGATCTGAACACTGGAAGCCAGAATAATTTCTGTTCCTCTTGCAAGGTGAAAAGTACACAACATAGGAACTCTCTGCACCACCATAAAGCCTTTGTTCCTCTAACAAGTGGGAGTACTGTTTTCATACACACAACACCCATGTGCTTCATATTTTGAAATACAAAAATACTACAATCCATGGTGACTTCCATTGATTTCAATAGAGGTTTGAGATGATCTTTCACACACTTTTTCCTCAAGTGAAAAGGATAGCCACAACATTTAAAAGATTTTGCACTGCTTAAAAAAGGGCATACATTGAAGAGCAGCTGTTGCACTGTATGTGGCAATTACTGCAGCCTTAGCAGCCAAATTGACTTATACAGCACACTTTCTAACAAGATGCTACACAATAACAACGTTACTCAGCATGATACAGAACAAAAGGGAAGTATAACTGCAGAGGGGAAGTGAAGAGAGGTTTTTCTCATGTCCTTATTCACTTTATTCTGTCTCTTGGAAGAGACAGTTCCAGGGTAAAAATCTGTGAGGATTCACTTGGTTTATTTCTTTGCCACCAGACAGCACTATGGGCATGCATGGACAAAACACGAACATGAAGCAATTTCAGTTAGAAAAAGGTGTAGCCTATTTTCCACTTTGAGTTTCCAATCCACCAAACTTCAGAATACATCTAAATGCTTGTATATAATAACAGAGTACTTCAAAACTATCACCACAGATAAGTTTTCAAGAAATCTTAAGAtaccttctccttcagaatTGACACTTTTGCACTGCCGTCCCATGTCATCCACTCGATGCTCTCTAGAAGTTTAGAGTTGTTTTCATTAATACACATATTCATTTCATCTACTGTTGAGTCAAGTGTCTATTACAATATTTCCAAATGGCATAATCTTCTATTCTAATTAGTCCCAGCTCCTTTAAACACCACCTGTGTAGTCTACAATTGACAGCTGTGAACAGCATCATACTCAAGAAAGGAAATAGTCTAGTGGGAGAATACCATGTACCTGTGTGCATCTCTCCCCTCACTGCCATAAATGAGGCAATGGATAAAAATCTACCCTTAAGGTTCTCAAAGACACAGAGAACCCTACAGACAAGCTAatcctgtctctgggcagaaaccatcaacattaaaaaaaccaccaaggcTAACCTAATAATCTACAGCTCTACCTTTTTTTTAAGGTAGAGTTTACATTCTAGCCATAACATCACAATAATTCATGAGCATAATGACAAAGATATGCATTTTAAAAGGTAGGCTCTCCTCTCCCAAATAAATAACAGCTTCTAGTTTTAGGGTTCCAGATTTCAGCTTATAAACTCCAACTTATAAGCAGCATATTATTTGTTAAAAGGCACTCAATGAAACAAGGTAGAATATTCATCTTTTTTAGTCAATTACCTGAATATGGCAAAGATGAGAATAATATTAGTAACTCCTAGGAGAGCTCCAAATAAGACTGGTGCTGTGTACATGTTCAGCTGAAGATCAATTAATTTCCATGTTATCCCTTCTTCTCCAATAAGTGTAAAACAAGTCTGAAAAACTTAAGAATGTAAATGCATAAAGAAAATCTTGAGAATCATTAAGAATATGTTTCAAcacataaaaaaataaacatataAAACTGGATAAGCAAAGTTGTTCTAATTGCTAAGTAAAGTTTTCTACATCTTCTGCATTTTGAGAACCCTACTCTGAATAAACAGTGGGATCTCAGACAGCAAACTACTAGGTTACACACAAATACACTGTATAAGCAACAGTGGGGCACTTCAAGAACTGGAACTGTATTCTGAATTTACCAACAGGTTATTTTCTTGGCCATGTGCAGACAGCtgattttcctcttcctcctgcatgGAGGACCTTGGTCTTGGGACTGGAGTATCCCTCCTGCTAAGGGCAAGTTAGAACagaagtggggagggggggttgtgttttggttttggttttttttttttttttttttttttgtgagttttttgtttgtttgtttgttttctttggtatgtttggtttggtttggtgtggggttttttttttggtgggggggggagggggtgggtttAAAGAACACTGAAACTGGTGCAAGGGAAAAGATTTTAAGATCAGGTCATTCACTTACTACTGTTAGGAAACAGACTGAGAGTCCCTACAAGCTTATGAAAGGGAATTACCTAAATTCACAATCCATTCAAATCACACAAGGaatgcagattttttttgttgctgtagaTCCTTTAATGCTTTATCAACAGCACCAGTGACAACTAGAGGAAAAAACCTTCAGCCCTAAACATTCACCTCATCATTGTTACCATACACAGAGCACTTCAGCTCTAACTGGATAAACCTAATCTCCAGCTACAGAAGACAAgtaatgaggagaggctgtttaGGACAAAATTGCTGGTCTCTCTTTACAGCACAAGGCAACTCTCAGGCATTTCTCCCAGAAGCAGATGGAGTAACTCAGGATCAGGTTACATCTGATCTAACACCACttgacctttttttccccttagctcTGTAATACCTGCGATGTCTTAAAACTTTTGCCAGTGTGAAGCTTTTGTGGTTGTCACTACAAGATCAGGAAGATCTGCTGCATGTTGTTTTGTACAACATGTAAGGCAAAGTGAAATTTTCAGTCGTTTTGGAAAGGTGGAAATGTTTTCCTGAGTACTGTAATGGTAAATTCCCTTCTCCATGAATAAAGTGCAATTTGTCATAGACTCTTTAGTAAGCAATGATACAAGAAAGCATTTAGAACTTGCTTTTCCTGCAGTCAGTAATCCAAACCAGCTAGTTTTTAGCCACAAAGAATTAGAATTCATTTGGACTATGATATCTCATCTCTATTGGCATACAGAAGCATATGTGAGTGAATTCTGCTTACTCAATTTTGATACCGCTGACAAGCTAAGCCTTGATAATATCAAATGAACAGCTACTGGGGTGTCCTACTTCCAATGTCAAATTTAATCCTAAAAAGTACTGGAGAAGTGAAGAAAGAAGACAGGCTTTACCTGGTCCTAGTATGAAGCCAACTGCTTGGCAGGCACTGGtattggccatggcacttgttCTTTCCTTAAGAGAAGTGGCACCTGAAATATACGATCGAACTACAGCCGCGTTGCcttaaaaacacaaacccaagaaCATGTTCATGTAAATATCAGGTCATACTCTTAAATTACACAGCTACATTTATTTTAAGAGGTGTGTGTCTTATTttgcaagaaaataaaacccagcaCACTCTCTTGTAGTTATACACAGCTGCACAATAACAGTTTTATTGTGAACTAGCACTGGTAAGTAGCAAGTTATCCTTCACACGATGGTAAATCTGGTACTAAAATGTCATGTTAACTATCTTACACAAGACAGAGAATTTAGTAATTACCAGAAACATAAATTTTGCTGTGGTTACCTGCTCCAAATCCCACAAGAGCACGTGCAGTCAGCATGTAGTATTTGTTGTGTGAATGAGGTACATGGACGTAGGCATAAAGACAATTAGCAGCTACTGAGACAGCAGTGGAAATGACGAGAGGTTCCTTCCTTGGCCTGTAGTTGGACCACAACCCAAACAGGGGAGAGGAGACCATCTGGCCAATGCTATATGAAGCTATAATCCAGCCCAAGAAACTTCCATCTGCTGTTGGATCAATCTGCAGAAACAAATGAATCAATTCTATGGGTAAAGCATAACAAAATTTTAGCATCAGTACCTGAAATACCTGAACTTCCACACTGTCATTCTGAGGGTAGACAGCACTGTGCAGTGCAGTGTCAAACCTCAGCAACCACTGAACAAGTTTGTGTGCCTCCATGGCATTGTGAGGTGTTTAATATAAACACTCTGCACATGCCTGAGTCTGTCCTGGTTTGCTAGGCTGATGATGCATTTTCCTTTCTAGTCTAAGAATTCAGCACCAGCCTCACTTTTCACAACACCTCTGGAACTCTATGAGGTCTTCCAAATTTGCATTTAAACTCCTTTGTACTATTACAGGAGCAGTAAAATCCTAGCACAGGTTAAAGTTTTAGTGACCTTTTATGACaacaaagagggggaaaaaaaaaaaccaaaacagactaAACCCACTAATCTATAATACAGGCAATTCCCTGTTAAGAATATCAAGGCCTACATGCAACAACCTCACATTTACAGAGCAACTTCTAccttcagcatccttttctTATTCCAAAATGCACACAAGCCTTGTGTATGATGTTTTAACACTACAAATACATCCAGATAAAAAGATTCCTGTTGATTT
Above is a genomic segment from Dryobates pubescens isolate bDryPub1 chromosome 24, bDryPub1.pri, whole genome shotgun sequence containing:
- the MFSD8 gene encoding major facilitator superfamily domain-containing protein 8 is translated as MYLTMFLGSVGFSIVIMSVWPYLQKIDPTADGSFLGWIIASYSIGQMVSSPLFGLWSNYRPRKEPLVISTAVSVAANCLYAYVHVPHSHNKYYMLTARALVGFGAGNAAVVRSYISGATSLKERTSAMANTSACQAVGFILGPVFQTCFTLIGEEGITWKLIDLQLNMYTAPVLFGALLGVTNIILIFAIFREHRVDDMGRQCKSVNSEGEESDAQDTEGDVDHVAVVAINFLFFVILFVFAVFETIATPLTMDMYCWTRKEAVFYNGIILIVVGIESVIVFMVVKVLAKKTGERAMLHGGLLIVLVGFFILLPWGKKLPNIQWQEIKNNSIPRTTYTEMEMPFWSWQLPANHTAEPVGCPITQSWCLNTPIIYLAQYISSDILIGLGYPVCHVMSYTLYSKILGPKPQGTYMGWLTASGSGARILGPVFVSQVYTHLGPRWAFSLICGIVVASLLLLEIVYKRLIAFSVRYGRMQEESC